In one Arthrobacter jinronghuae genomic region, the following are encoded:
- a CDS encoding exodeoxyribonuclease III: MKIATWNVNSIRARADRIEAWLQRSDVDVLAIQETKAKDDNFPWELFEKNGYEVAHFGLSQWNGVAIASRVGLDDVERTFPDQPMFGKTEETTVAEARAIGATCGGVRVWSLYVPNGRAVDDPHMPYKLQWLKTLKDHAAEWITKDPSLELALMGDWNIAPQDDDVWDIDWFRAQNATHITEPERQAFNEFLDAGFTDVVRPFHPGPGVYTYWDYTQLRFPKRQGMRIDFVLGSPALAKRVTGAVIDREERKGKGASDHAPVIVELD; this comes from the coding sequence TAGCTACCTGGAACGTGAACTCCATCCGCGCCCGAGCCGACCGCATTGAGGCCTGGCTGCAGCGCTCCGACGTCGACGTCCTTGCCATTCAGGAAACCAAGGCGAAAGACGACAATTTCCCCTGGGAACTGTTCGAAAAGAACGGTTACGAGGTGGCCCACTTCGGGCTGAGCCAGTGGAACGGTGTCGCGATCGCGTCCCGCGTGGGGCTCGACGACGTCGAACGCACCTTCCCGGACCAGCCGATGTTCGGCAAAACCGAAGAAACCACGGTGGCCGAGGCCCGCGCCATCGGTGCCACCTGCGGCGGCGTGCGGGTGTGGAGCCTGTACGTACCCAACGGCCGGGCCGTGGATGATCCGCACATGCCCTACAAGCTGCAGTGGCTCAAGACGCTCAAGGACCACGCAGCGGAGTGGATCACCAAGGATCCGTCCCTGGAACTGGCCCTGATGGGCGACTGGAACATTGCTCCGCAGGATGACGACGTGTGGGACATCGACTGGTTCCGCGCCCAGAATGCCACGCACATCACCGAACCCGAGCGGCAGGCCTTCAACGAGTTCCTTGACGCCGGGTTCACCGACGTCGTCCGGCCCTTCCATCCCGGCCCCGGCGTCTACACCTACTGGGACTACACCCAGCTGCGGTTCCCCAAGCGCCAGGGCATGCGCATCGACTTCGTCCTGGGCTCCCCGGCCCTGGCCAAGCGCGTAACCGGAGCCGTGATCGACCGGGAAGAACGCAAGGGCAAGGGCGCTTCGGACCACGCACCCGTGATTGTGGAACTGGACTAG